The following coding sequences are from one Virgibacillus necropolis window:
- a CDS encoding murein hydrolase activator EnvC family protein encodes MNKIISFVLIAVLITTSTLLSIQSVSASTIEDAKKKMDEIESKKEQVNEKQKDVSHKKEETKEDINTNLTKQEKVTNEIEKINDKLAKTKSSIQEKEQEITDTNKEIEQLKIDIKELKESIKKREKLLKKRLRTIQQNGGDMRYIEVILGSQNFGDFVSRSSAVNTIMDQDKNIMETHMAEKREVEAKKKEVVSKKEALKDQKQELVSLKNQLDDQIAKKEELMAQLEAEHVNLENHKETLESKELDLHDQEAELQQSMKAAEDEIARLQQIALEKARKAKAAREQAAKERAAEQAAKEKAAEQEAVERDTKESEPVQKESSNLQQLAEEPAPSNANFIWPAAGSRVSNYGMRAHPILPISRLHAGVDISGPIGTPIYASISGYAMPVNYASSFGNHVIVAGTIKGTDYTTLYAHMSSTAIGGGRYVEQGEIIGYMGSTGLSTGSHLHFEVHVGTYRGNSSSVNPAQYLN; translated from the coding sequence ATGAATAAAATTATTTCTTTTGTTTTAATTGCAGTATTAATTACGACTAGTACTCTATTAAGTATACAATCTGTTTCTGCATCAACAATTGAAGATGCGAAAAAAAAGATGGATGAGATTGAGTCAAAGAAAGAACAAGTAAATGAAAAACAAAAAGATGTTAGTCATAAAAAAGAGGAAACAAAAGAGGATATTAATACAAACCTTACAAAGCAAGAAAAGGTAACAAATGAAATAGAAAAAATTAATGACAAATTAGCAAAAACGAAGTCTTCCATTCAAGAAAAAGAACAAGAAATTACGGATACAAATAAAGAGATTGAACAACTTAAAATTGATATTAAAGAGTTGAAAGAAAGTATTAAAAAGCGAGAGAAACTTTTAAAAAAACGTCTACGTACGATCCAGCAAAATGGTGGAGACATGCGTTACATAGAAGTAATTCTTGGCTCACAAAACTTTGGAGATTTTGTCAGCCGCTCATCTGCGGTAAACACAATAATGGACCAAGATAAAAACATCATGGAAACACATATGGCTGAGAAAAGAGAAGTAGAAGCGAAGAAAAAAGAAGTTGTAAGTAAAAAAGAGGCATTAAAAGATCAAAAGCAAGAATTAGTTTCACTTAAAAATCAATTAGATGATCAAATAGCTAAAAAAGAAGAGCTAATGGCACAGTTAGAGGCTGAACATGTTAATCTAGAAAACCATAAAGAAACTCTTGAGAGTAAAGAATTAGACCTGCATGATCAAGAAGCTGAATTGCAACAGTCTATGAAAGCGGCAGAAGACGAGATAGCAAGATTACAACAAATCGCACTAGAAAAAGCTAGAAAAGCAAAAGCCGCACGTGAACAGGCAGCCAAGGAAAGAGCAGCGGAACAGGCTGCTAAAGAAAAAGCAGCAGAACAAGAAGCAGTAGAACGGGATACCAAGGAAAGTGAACCTGTTCAGAAAGAGTCTAGCAATCTACAACAGCTTGCTGAGGAACCAGCTCCATCCAATGCTAATTTTATTTGGCCTGCAGCTGGTAGCCGAGTATCTAACTACGGCATGCGTGCTCACCCAATTTTACCAATTTCAAGATTGCATGCTGGTGTTGATATATCTGGCCCTATAGGTACACCGATTTATGCTTCAATTTCTGGCTATGCAATGCCTGTGAATTACGCTAGTTCATTTGGCAACCATGTTATTGTTGCAGGAACTATAAAAGGCACTGACTATACTACTCTATATGCACATATGTCTAGTACTGCAATCGGAGGCGGACGTTACGTAGAGCAGGGAGAAATAATCGGCTATATGGGTAGCACTGGATTATCTACTGGCTCCCACTTGCATTTTGAAGTTCATGTTGGCACTTACAGAGGAAATTCAAGTTCTGTTAACCCAGCACAATATCTAAATTAA
- a CDS encoding S41 family peptidase, with protein sequence MNFKKQHIVLVLIGALILGFGGAYFGVQLAQSNQTQNTEKLVQNNSGEGQDVPSEKPKDMDKVVQAYNLIKQNYLEDVEGQQLIEGAVQGMLDTLEDPYSTYMDVETMKNFNETIESSFEGIGAEVSMVNDTVTIIAPIKDSPAEEAGLRPNDQVLSVDNESIQGLDLFEAVEKIRGKKGSEVVLEIKRPGVSEPFNVTLTRDNIPLETVYSEMKTIDGKKTGVIEITTFSEKTAEDFKKQLSDLEDNGIEGLVIDVRGNPGGLLQSVEEILKQFITEDMPYVQIEDGNGKKTPYYSQLKEKKPYPISVLVNEGSASASEILAVAMKEAGYDVVGTKSYGKGTVQKAIPFGDGSTIKLTFYKWLSPEGNWIHEKGVKPTIKVEQPDYYYSNPIQIKEPLTYNHTGEKIKNIQIMLRGLGYNPDRNDGYYNKETVEAVKSFQSDFDLEVTGEVDKETAGLIESKIVEKISSGKDDKQLEKALNSLY encoded by the coding sequence ATGAATTTTAAAAAACAACACATTGTTTTGGTGTTAATTGGTGCTCTAATTTTAGGGTTCGGTGGTGCATATTTTGGAGTTCAATTAGCACAATCAAATCAAACTCAAAATACAGAGAAACTTGTACAAAATAATTCAGGTGAAGGTCAGGATGTACCGTCTGAAAAACCAAAAGATATGGATAAGGTTGTCCAGGCCTATAACTTAATTAAACAAAATTATTTAGAAGATGTGGAAGGACAACAATTAATAGAAGGAGCAGTACAAGGGATGCTTGATACACTTGAAGATCCTTATAGTACATATATGGATGTAGAAACCATGAAGAACTTCAATGAAACAATCGAATCTTCTTTTGAAGGTATTGGTGCTGAAGTAAGCATGGTTAATGACACTGTTACTATCATTGCTCCTATAAAAGATTCACCTGCAGAAGAAGCTGGATTACGTCCAAATGATCAGGTATTAAGTGTAGACAATGAAAGTATTCAAGGTCTTGATTTATTTGAAGCAGTTGAGAAAATTAGAGGGAAAAAGGGTTCAGAGGTTGTTCTGGAAATTAAGCGACCAGGTGTATCGGAACCGTTTAATGTTACACTTACTCGAGATAATATACCACTCGAAACTGTTTATTCTGAAATGAAAACAATTGACGGTAAAAAAACAGGTGTAATTGAAATCACAACATTTTCTGAGAAAACAGCTGAAGATTTTAAGAAGCAACTTTCAGACCTTGAGGATAATGGAATAGAAGGATTAGTTATTGATGTTCGCGGCAATCCAGGAGGGTTGTTACAGTCTGTCGAAGAAATATTGAAGCAATTTATAACTGAAGATATGCCATATGTTCAGATTGAAGACGGGAATGGTAAAAAAACACCTTATTATTCCCAGTTAAAAGAGAAAAAGCCATACCCAATAAGTGTATTGGTAAATGAAGGTAGTGCTTCTGCTTCTGAGATCCTTGCCGTAGCAATGAAAGAAGCAGGCTATGACGTAGTGGGTACAAAGAGTTATGGTAAGGGAACGGTTCAAAAAGCAATTCCATTCGGTGATGGAAGTACCATTAAATTAACATTTTATAAATGGCTTTCTCCTGAAGGGAATTGGATCCATGAAAAAGGTGTCAAACCAACCATAAAGGTAGAACAACCTGATTATTATTACTCGAATCCAATCCAAATAAAGGAACCATTAACCTATAATCATACGGGAGAAAAAATAAAGAACATTCAAATCATGCTTCGTGGGTTAGGATATAATCCAGATAGAAACGACGGTTATTATAATAAAGAAACAGTAGAGGCCGTGAAAAGCTTCCAATCTGACTTTGATTTAGAGGTAACCGGTGAAGTTGATAAAGAGACTGCTGGACTAATTGAAAGTAAGATAGTTGAAAAAATTAGCAGCGGTAAAGATGATAAACAGCTTGAAAAAGCATTAAATAGTTTGTATTAA
- a CDS encoding PDZ domain-containing protein: MVEAWGIEIIKGIGKLFLNPLTYWIFILFLFAGLRRIRKERTNFGVKIFNVFSEWKGTGFISIIAGILVSGICIGVGIMFSYETLALICLVSILLSLTLRFTLLSPSYTIGITLLVLLFIPTIIENQSYVDTELFTDLNFVGFSILIGLFLLVEAFLTYRIKRREAYPDLALGSRGKWIGLHHLRKLSIIPFFTLVPTGLITPFASYWPHISVGGETYSLLLIPFIIGFNHSVKSILPEKAAKQLGKKIGVLGILVLVLAVGSIYFWGLSIVAAILAILGREFISYKHRVMDSGRQSYFSRNLRGLTVIAIIPNTPADRLEIQIGETINKVNGKRIRDVNEFYYFLQKSGAFFKLEVLDLAGEVRLLQSAFYQNDHHELGLIFVKDKYPPSACSKSR; the protein is encoded by the coding sequence TTGGTTGAAGCATGGGGCATCGAAATAATAAAAGGCATAGGTAAATTATTTTTAAATCCATTAACATACTGGATCTTTATACTATTCTTATTTGCAGGACTGCGTAGAATTCGGAAGGAACGTACCAATTTTGGCGTAAAAATATTTAATGTTTTTTCTGAATGGAAGGGCACTGGGTTCATTTCCATTATAGCAGGTATACTTGTTTCGGGAATTTGTATTGGTGTAGGAATCATGTTTTCTTATGAAACATTGGCTTTAATTTGTTTAGTAAGTATTTTATTAAGCTTAACATTACGTTTTACCTTGCTTTCTCCAAGTTATACAATAGGAATCACGTTGTTAGTGCTATTATTTATACCTACCATTATTGAAAATCAATCATATGTTGACACTGAATTGTTTACTGACCTTAACTTTGTAGGTTTTTCCATACTTATTGGTTTATTTCTACTTGTAGAGGCATTTTTAACATATCGAATCAAGCGGCGTGAGGCTTATCCCGATTTAGCATTGGGATCTAGAGGGAAATGGATTGGTCTACATCACCTTAGAAAGCTAAGTATTATCCCTTTTTTCACATTGGTACCGACTGGCTTAATCACTCCATTCGCGTCCTATTGGCCACATATTTCAGTGGGCGGCGAAACTTATAGTCTTTTGTTAATTCCATTTATAATAGGTTTTAATCATTCCGTTAAAAGCATATTACCTGAAAAAGCCGCTAAACAACTTGGTAAAAAGATTGGTGTATTAGGAATACTGGTGTTAGTACTTGCAGTGGGCAGTATTTATTTCTGGGGTTTATCCATAGTTGCAGCTATCTTGGCAATTTTAGGACGTGAGTTTATCAGCTATAAACATCGTGTGATGGATAGTGGAAGACAATCCTATTTTAGCAGGAACCTTCGTGGGTTGACGGTTATTGCAATTATTCCAAATACACCTGCAGACAGACTTGAAATACAGATTGGTGAAACAATAAATAAAGTAAATGGAAAACGGATTCGTGATGTTAATGAATTCTACTATTTTCTTCAAAAAAGTGGAGCATTTTTTAAACTCGAGGTGCTAGATCTTGCTGGTGAAGTAAGGTTATTACAAAGTGCCTTTTATCAAAACGATCATCATGAGTTAGGCCTTATCTTTGTAAAGGACAAGTATCCTCCAAGTGCGTGTTCAAAAAGTCGGTAA
- a CDS encoding FixH family protein: MMKKLLFLAIIIVLLSACGKSDESAQSTDGDMIAKPIDAGLEVPKKADINEPVTFSVTVTQDGEAVKDANDIEFEVWKNGEKEESEMIKAKHQKDGIYTAEKVFKENGIYSVQSHVTARNMHTMPKSEITIGEVTEDSAMDQKNASESSEDQHHHGNTTVDFQLPEMVTAKEASTYVTVVTHKGTPLENALVRLEVWKDGSEKHNYVNLNESETGTYRSEMVLEEKGSYHITVHVEKEEIHTHKEFKIEVK; this comes from the coding sequence ATGATGAAAAAACTCTTGTTTCTAGCAATAATCATTGTTTTGCTGAGCGCTTGTGGTAAAAGCGATGAATCCGCACAAAGCACAGATGGTGATATGATTGCCAAACCAATTGATGCGGGACTTGAAGTTCCGAAAAAAGCGGATATAAATGAACCTGTTACATTTTCAGTAACCGTCACCCAAGACGGGGAAGCTGTTAAAGATGCAAACGATATTGAATTTGAGGTTTGGAAAAATGGTGAAAAAGAAGAAAGCGAAATGATCAAGGCAAAACATCAAAAAGACGGTATTTATACTGCCGAAAAAGTATTTAAAGAAAATGGGATTTATTCTGTCCAATCGCATGTAACTGCTCGTAATATGCATACCATGCCTAAGTCTGAAATTACGATTGGGGAAGTAACTGAGGACTCAGCTATGGACCAGAAAAATGCCTCGGAATCTAGTGAAGACCAACACCACCATGGAAACACAACGGTTGACTTTCAACTACCAGAAATGGTTACTGCAAAAGAAGCATCAACCTATGTCACAGTCGTAACGCATAAAGGTACTCCTCTAGAAAATGCACTTGTACGTTTGGAAGTGTGGAAAGATGGTAGTGAAAAACACAATTATGTGAATTTAAATGAATCGGAAACAGGTACCTATCGATCAGAGATGGTACTAGAAGAAAAGGGATCCTACCATATCACAGTTCATGTAGAAAAAGAGGAAATACACACGCACAAGGAATTTAAAATAGAAGTGAAGTAA
- the uvrB gene encoding excinuclease ABC subunit UvrB — MKNKFELVSQYKPSGDQPKAIKELVERIKAGQNHQTLLGATGTGKTFTVSNVLTEINRPTLVIAHNKTLAGQLYSEFKEFFPNNAVEYFVSFYDYYQPEAYVPSSDTFIEKDASINDEIDKLRHSATSSLFERNDVLVVASVSCIYGLGSPEEYGSHVLSLRMGIEKDRDQLLRDLVDIQYARNDINFQRGTFRVRGDSVEVIPASREEHCIRIEFFGDEIDRIREVDALTGEIIGDREHVAIYPASHFVTREEKLKIAIKNIEAELEERLKVLRSENKLLEAQRIEQRTNYDIEMMHEMGYCSGIENYSRHLTLREEGATPYTLFDYFPDDFLVVVDESHATLPQIRGMFNGDQARKQVLVDHGFRLPSALDNRPLRFGEFEEKTNQLIYVSATPGPYELEHSPDMTEQIIRPTGLLDPKIDIRPIEGQIDNLIGEINKRSERKERVLVTTLTKKMSEDLTDYLKELGIKVAYLHSEIKTLERIEVIRDLRVGKYDVLIGINLLREGLDIPEVSLVAILDADKEGFLRSERSLIQTMGRAARNENGEVVMYADKITKSMQVAIDETTRRREKQTAYNEEHNITPTTINKEVRDVIRATVVAEDETEYEEKTKSLSKLTKKEKGKAIQNMEKEMKAAAKALDFEKAAELRDILLELKAEG; from the coding sequence ATGAAAAATAAATTTGAACTTGTTTCCCAATATAAGCCAAGCGGAGATCAACCGAAAGCTATTAAAGAGTTAGTTGAACGAATCAAGGCAGGACAAAACCATCAAACATTGCTAGGTGCAACTGGAACAGGCAAAACGTTTACCGTTTCAAATGTTCTGACAGAAATAAATAGACCAACATTAGTTATTGCACATAATAAAACCTTAGCAGGCCAATTGTATAGTGAGTTCAAGGAATTTTTTCCAAATAATGCTGTAGAATACTTTGTTAGTTTTTACGACTATTATCAACCTGAGGCATATGTACCATCTAGTGATACTTTTATTGAAAAAGATGCAAGCATTAATGATGAAATAGATAAATTACGACATTCGGCGACATCCTCCCTTTTTGAGAGGAACGATGTATTGGTCGTTGCCAGTGTATCCTGTATCTATGGTTTGGGTTCACCTGAAGAATATGGAAGTCACGTTCTTTCACTCAGAATGGGTATAGAAAAAGATCGGGACCAATTGCTACGTGATTTAGTAGATATACAATATGCAAGAAATGATATTAACTTTCAGCGTGGAACATTTCGTGTGCGTGGGGATTCAGTAGAAGTAATTCCAGCATCCAGAGAAGAGCACTGTATTCGGATTGAATTTTTTGGCGATGAAATCGATCGGATTCGTGAGGTAGATGCGTTAACTGGAGAAATAATAGGGGATCGTGAACATGTTGCTATTTATCCAGCCTCCCACTTTGTTACACGGGAGGAAAAGCTGAAAATTGCAATTAAAAATATCGAAGCAGAGCTAGAAGAACGGTTAAAGGTGCTACGATCTGAAAATAAACTTTTAGAAGCGCAACGAATTGAACAGCGTACGAATTATGATATCGAAATGATGCATGAAATGGGTTATTGTTCAGGTATCGAAAACTATTCAAGACACTTAACGCTACGCGAGGAAGGCGCCACCCCATATACATTGTTTGATTACTTTCCAGATGACTTCTTAGTGGTGGTAGATGAGTCACACGCGACACTTCCACAAATCAGAGGTATGTTTAATGGGGACCAAGCTCGGAAACAAGTTTTAGTAGATCATGGTTTCCGGTTACCATCAGCACTTGATAATCGTCCGCTTAGGTTCGGGGAATTTGAGGAGAAGACAAATCAACTTATTTACGTATCAGCAACACCTGGCCCGTATGAGCTGGAACATTCACCAGATATGACTGAGCAAATCATTCGCCCTACAGGATTGCTTGATCCTAAAATAGACATTCGGCCAATTGAAGGCCAAATCGATAATTTGATTGGTGAAATAAATAAACGATCAGAGCGTAAGGAACGCGTCTTGGTAACAACGCTGACAAAAAAGATGTCAGAGGATCTCACCGATTATTTAAAAGAACTTGGAATTAAAGTTGCGTATTTGCATTCGGAGATTAAAACCCTGGAACGGATTGAAGTCATTCGCGATCTGCGGGTTGGTAAATATGATGTATTAATAGGTATTAACTTACTACGTGAGGGACTTGATATTCCAGAGGTTTCCCTTGTCGCAATATTGGATGCAGACAAGGAAGGTTTCTTACGTTCTGAGCGCTCTCTAATTCAAACAATGGGACGTGCAGCGCGTAATGAGAATGGTGAAGTTGTGATGTATGCAGATAAAATAACGAAATCGATGCAAGTTGCAATTGATGAAACAACAAGAAGACGTGAAAAGCAAACTGCATACAATGAGGAGCATAACATTACACCTACAACAATTAACAAAGAAGTGCGTGATGTGATTCGAGCTACTGTTGTGGCTGAAGATGAAACCGAATATGAAGAAAAAACGAAAAGCCTTTCTAAGCTAACGAAGAAAGAAAAAGGCAAAGCGATTCAAAATATGGAAAAAGAAATGAAAGCTGCTGCCAAAGCACTTGATTTTGAAAAGGCTGCAGAGCTACGTGATATCTTACTTGAACTTAAAGCGGAAGGATGA
- the uvrA gene encoding excinuclease ABC subunit UvrA, translated as MVSKSIEIKGARANNLKNIDITIPKNKLVVMTGLSGSGKSSLAFDTIYAEGQRRYVESLSAYARQFLGQMDKPDVDSIDGLSPAISIDQKTTSKNPRSTVGTVTEIYDYLRLLFARVGRPTCPRHGIEISSQTVQQMVDRILEYPERTKMQILAPVVSGRKGEHVKTFERLKQEGYVRIRVDNEMREVNDEFNLEKNKKHSIEVVVDRIVVKDGVATRLGDSIETALRLGEGNLIVDVIGEEELKFSENHACPICGFSISELEPRLFSFNSPFGACPTCDGLGTNLEVDLELVIPDWNKSLKKHAIAAWEPISSQYYPELLKSVCKHYDINMNTPVKDLPKDQMDRILYGSGKEKIHFHYVNDFGAVRDNNVEFEGVLKNIERRYRDTSSDFIREQLEKYMAQKHCPTCKGYRLKEEALAVLINNQHISMITDYSITEAMEFFSNLDLSEKEKTIAHMILKEICNRLDFLDNVGLDYLTLSRAAGTLSGGEAQRIRLATQIGSALTGVLYVLDEPSIGLHQRDNDRLIETLKRMRDLDNTLIVVEHDEDTMLAADYLIDIGPGAGEHGGEIVASGTPEKVMKNKSSLTAEYLSGKKYIPLPTKRRKLKKNAVEVVDAKENNLKNVSAKFPIGLMTVVTGVSGSGKSTLVNEILYKGLAKSLYRGKHKPGKHKKINGLKNIEKVIDIDQSPIGRTPRSNPATYTGVFDDIRDVFAQTNEAKVRGYKKGRFSFNVKGGRCEACRGDGIIKIAMHFLPDVYVPCEVCHGKRYNRETLEVKYKGKSIAEILAMTIEESVDFFANIPKISRKLQTILDVGLGYIKLGQPATTLSGGEAQRVKLASELHRRSTGKSFYILDEPTTGLHVDDIRRLLTVLQRLVDNGDTVLIIEHNLDVIKTADHIIDLGPEGGDRGGQIIATGSPEHIAEQEESYTGHYLKPILERDKKRMEADMAAKEKVGS; from the coding sequence ATGGTAAGTAAATCAATTGAAATTAAAGGTGCCAGAGCAAATAATTTAAAAAATATCGATATAACTATTCCAAAGAATAAACTGGTTGTTATGACAGGATTGTCGGGTTCTGGTAAATCCTCTCTGGCTTTTGACACGATCTATGCAGAAGGTCAACGTAGATATGTTGAATCATTATCAGCATATGCACGTCAGTTTTTGGGTCAAATGGATAAACCAGATGTTGACTCAATTGATGGTCTATCACCGGCTATTTCGATTGATCAAAAAACAACAAGCAAAAATCCTCGGTCAACGGTTGGTACCGTTACAGAGATTTATGATTATTTACGCCTGCTTTTCGCTCGGGTGGGTCGACCTACTTGTCCAAGACATGGGATAGAAATCAGTTCACAAACGGTTCAACAAATGGTAGATCGTATCCTGGAATATCCAGAAAGAACAAAGATGCAGATCCTTGCACCGGTTGTTTCTGGACGTAAAGGGGAACACGTAAAAACCTTCGAGCGTTTGAAGCAAGAAGGCTATGTAAGAATTCGTGTAGATAATGAAATGCGGGAAGTAAACGATGAATTCAATCTCGAGAAAAATAAAAAGCATTCGATTGAGGTTGTAGTTGACCGGATAGTGGTTAAAGATGGTGTGGCCACGAGGCTTGGTGATTCAATCGAAACAGCTTTAAGGCTAGGGGAAGGAAACCTTATCGTAGACGTTATTGGTGAGGAAGAACTGAAATTCAGTGAAAATCATGCATGTCCTATCTGCGGATTTTCGATTAGTGAATTAGAACCACGCCTATTTTCATTCAATAGTCCATTCGGTGCCTGCCCAACGTGTGATGGATTAGGGACGAATTTAGAGGTAGACCTTGAGTTAGTTATTCCTGATTGGAACAAATCGTTAAAGAAACATGCAATCGCTGCTTGGGAACCGATTAGTTCGCAATACTACCCAGAGCTCTTAAAAAGCGTATGTAAGCATTATGATATCAATATGAATACACCTGTTAAAGACTTGCCAAAAGATCAAATGGACAGAATTTTATATGGTAGTGGTAAGGAGAAAATTCATTTTCATTACGTAAATGACTTTGGTGCAGTTCGTGATAACAATGTCGAGTTTGAAGGTGTGTTAAAAAATATTGAGCGACGTTACAGAGATACATCGTCTGATTTCATCCGTGAGCAATTAGAAAAATACATGGCTCAAAAACATTGCCCAACCTGTAAAGGATATCGTTTGAAAGAAGAAGCGCTTGCAGTGTTGATTAATAATCAGCACATAAGTATGATAACAGACTATTCCATTACAGAAGCGATGGAGTTCTTTTCCAACCTTGATTTGTCGGAAAAGGAAAAGACAATTGCTCATATGATTTTGAAAGAAATATGTAACCGACTGGATTTCTTAGATAATGTAGGACTTGATTATCTTACATTGTCACGCGCTGCAGGAACATTATCAGGCGGTGAGGCACAACGAATTCGATTAGCAACACAAATTGGTTCAGCACTTACTGGTGTATTATATGTACTTGATGAGCCATCAATTGGCTTGCATCAGCGTGATAATGATCGGTTGATTGAAACATTGAAACGGATGAGAGATTTAGACAATACATTAATCGTTGTGGAACACGATGAGGATACAATGCTAGCCGCAGATTATTTAATCGATATTGGACCAGGTGCTGGTGAACATGGGGGAGAAATTGTAGCAAGTGGTACACCGGAAAAAGTTATGAAAAATAAATCCTCCTTAACAGCGGAATATTTATCTGGTAAAAAATATATTCCTTTACCTACGAAGCGGCGCAAACTGAAGAAAAACGCAGTAGAAGTTGTTGATGCAAAGGAAAATAACTTGAAAAATGTTTCAGCTAAATTTCCAATCGGATTAATGACGGTGGTAACTGGGGTTTCTGGTTCAGGGAAGAGTACGCTGGTCAATGAAATTTTATATAAAGGTTTAGCTAAGTCGCTTTATCGTGGGAAACATAAACCCGGTAAGCATAAAAAAATTAATGGTTTGAAAAACATCGAAAAAGTAATCGATATTGATCAGTCACCAATCGGACGAACTCCACGGTCAAATCCAGCAACTTATACTGGTGTATTTGATGATATACGTGATGTTTTTGCTCAAACAAATGAAGCAAAAGTAAGAGGCTATAAAAAAGGACGCTTCAGTTTTAATGTTAAGGGCGGTCGTTGTGAAGCATGCCGTGGTGATGGAATCATTAAAATTGCCATGCATTTCCTGCCGGACGTTTATGTGCCATGTGAGGTGTGTCATGGTAAGCGGTATAATCGGGAAACACTTGAAGTGAAATATAAAGGAAAAAGTATTGCTGAAATCTTAGCTATGACAATTGAAGAATCGGTTGATTTCTTTGCCAATATACCTAAAATTAGTCGCAAACTACAAACAATATTAGATGTTGGGTTAGGTTATATTAAGCTGGGTCAGCCTGCAACTACCCTTTCTGGTGGGGAAGCGCAGCGTGTTAAATTAGCTAGTGAGCTACATCGACGTTCAACAGGAAAGTCGTTTTATATTTTGGATGAACCTACGACAGGATTACATGTGGACGATATTAGACGATTGTTAACGGTGCTTCAGCGATTAGTTGATAATGGAGATACTGTTTTAATTATTGAACACAATTTAGATGTGATTAAAACGGCTGACCATATTATTGATCTTGGTCCTGAAGGCGGCGATCGAGGTGGACAAATCATTGCTACTGGAAGTCCCGAGCATATCGCGGAACAAGAAGAATCCTATACAGGGCATTATTTAAAGCCTATCCTTGAGCGTGATAAGAAGCGGATGGAAGCAGACATGGCAGCAAAAGAAAAGGTTGGATCTTAG
- a CDS encoding YojF family protein: MKPIELNNVQQILENFCNKEVYVHLETTNGAYASHFDDKAYTVGAYIRNAKVTFSQAKIVGNGNTYRTGLKMELGWIYAEGLTDWVLDHDNRLLMAGHDREGRLMVSLEISETPFKY; this comes from the coding sequence ATGAAACCAATTGAATTAAATAACGTACAACAAATACTAGAAAACTTCTGCAATAAAGAAGTTTACGTGCATTTAGAAACAACAAATGGCGCATATGCAAGCCATTTTGATGATAAAGCATACACTGTGGGTGCATATATTCGTAATGCTAAGGTGACTTTTTCACAAGCTAAAATCGTTGGAAATGGCAATACCTATCGAACAGGATTGAAAATGGAGCTTGGGTGGATTTACGCTGAGGGGCTAACGGATTGGGTATTGGATCATGATAATCGCTTATTAATGGCTGGTCATGACCGTGAAGGCCGCCTTATGGTATCACTTGAAATTAGTGAAACACCGTTTAAGTATTAA
- the bshB2 gene encoding bacillithiol biosynthesis deacetylase BshB2: MEKHVVVIYPHPDDESFGASGTITKFREQGVPVTYLCGTLGEMGRNMGSPTFANRETLAEIRKEELIQACQILDIDLRMLGYRDKTLEFEDRMEVARNLKSILEEIEPSLVITHYPEHAVHPDHDALGAATIEAVGLMDPESRPTVWAQPITNTFVEDLGEPDVRNDISNYFDKKMEAISAHKSQADGILGKFRENPEIAADIKEEAKKRLGKERFYIWKYDG; this comes from the coding sequence ATGGAAAAACACGTAGTAGTCATATACCCACATCCGGATGACGAGTCTTTTGGTGCCTCAGGAACGATTACAAAGTTTCGCGAACAAGGAGTTCCTGTCACCTATTTATGTGGAACACTTGGAGAAATGGGACGTAATATGGGTTCACCAACGTTTGCTAATCGAGAAACATTGGCGGAAATTCGGAAAGAAGAACTTATTCAAGCCTGCCAAATTCTTGATATAGATCTACGGATGCTAGGGTACCGTGATAAAACACTTGAATTTGAGGATCGTATGGAAGTAGCAAGAAATCTAAAGAGTATCCTTGAAGAAATCGAACCAAGTCTAGTCATTACCCATTATCCAGAACATGCTGTACATCCTGATCATGATGCATTAGGTGCTGCAACAATAGAAGCGGTAGGTTTAATGGATCCAGAAAGTCGTCCAACTGTATGGGCACAGCCAATCACGAATACATTTGTTGAAGACTTAGGTGAACCAGATGTTCGAAACGATATTTCCAATTACTTTGATAAAAAAATGGAAGCTATATCTGCACATAAATCGCAAGCAGATGGAATATTAGGCAAATTTCGGGAAAATCCTGAAATTGCAGCAGATATAAAAGAAGAAGCGAAAAAAAGATTAGGTAAAGAGCGATTTTATATTTGGAAATATGACGGATAA